The Podospora pseudocomata strain CBS 415.72m chromosome 3, whole genome shotgun sequence genome window below encodes:
- the MRPL4 gene encoding 54S ribosomal protein L4 mitochondrial (BUSCO:EOG09264BWL; COG:J; EggNog:ENOG503P2HC), which translates to MATAATSAVRPSLGAAFRLTPSPSSVRISHQLLSLTRPMSTTAPLLKRHTYPGARSNKDMSKSRGQSALRRTGLRWRLSMSDDPLPKPRSREELPPVEVDPDHGLWDFFPNRETVAASPEDDMKHGRGWMVEELRGKSWEDLHRLWWVCVKERNRIATGAWERERGKMGFGKSEAQGRDREVRVTMRGIKHVLTERFYAWEDAVKLAESDPEVDLSGKGRAFTPREFLEEEEAAEAKVVDYLVEEEVAEVKAEEKAQVPPPETNVQGEAARL; encoded by the exons atggccaccgccgccacctcaGCTGTCCGCCCTTCCCTGGGCGCAGCCTTCAGActcactccctccccctcctccgtcagGATATCTCACCAACTGTTATCCCTAACCCGCCCCATGTCCACGACCGCCCCCCTCCTGAAAAGACACACCTACCCCGGCGCGCGCTCCAACAAGGACATGTCCAAATCGCGCGGGCAGTCGGCCCTCCGCCGGACCGGTCTCCGCTGGAGGCTCTCCATGTCCGACGACCCGCTCCCCAAGCCTCGATCCCGCGAGGAGCTGCCTCCTGTCGAGGTCGACCCTGATCACGGGCTGTGGGACTTTTTTCCCAACCGGGAGACGGTGGCAGCTTCGCCAGAGGATGACATGAAGCATGGGcgggggtggatggtggaggagctgagggGGAAGAGTTGGGAGGATCTGCATaggttgtggtgggtttgCGTGAAGGAGCGGAACAGGATTGCGACGGGggcgtgggagagggagagggggaagatggggttTGGGAAGAGCGAGGCGCaggggagggatagggag GTTCGGGTTACAATGCGCGGTATTAAGCATGTGTTGACGGAGAGGTTTTATGCTTGGGAGGATGCGGTTAAGTTGGCGGAGAGTGATCCTGAGGTTGATTtgagtgggaaggggagggctTTCACGCCGAGGGAGTTccttgaggaggaagaggctgctgaggctaAGGTTGTGGATTAccttgttgaggaggaggttgctgaggtcaaggctgaggagaaggctcaggtaccaccaccagagaCGAATGTTCAGGGCGAGGCGGCGAGGTTATAA
- a CDS encoding hypothetical protein (EggNog:ENOG503P9AR), with the protein MTLLQTYQGLSPRARLGVGFGLLAWGLIGLKLSDKAEEKLGYTPTEQDKAELDKMIPKIHSVPREKPSSSTSPTQ; encoded by the exons atgACCCTCCTCCA AACCTACCAAGGCCTCTCCCCCAGAGCCAGACTAGGCGTCGGCTTCGGCCTCCTCGCCTGGGGCCTCATCGGTCTCAAGCTCTCAGACAAGGCAGAGGAAAAGCTGGGCTACACCCCCACCGAGCAGGAcaaggccgagctcgacaagaTGATTCCAAAGATTCACTCTGTACCGAGGGAAAAgccttcctcatcaacatcaccaacgcaATGA
- the GDI1 gene encoding Rab GDP dissociation inhibitor alpha (COG:O; EggNog:ENOG503NU8W) has product MSSGELTNILVSTDVTRYLEFKQVAGSYVQQGAGSKATVAKVPSDAGEALKSPLMGIFEKRRMKSFIEWVGQFDLKDSATHKGLNMTTCTMKEVFDKFGLEATTKDFIGHAMALYQTDSYLDKPGVAPEAIERIRLYGNSVARYGKSPYIYPLYGLGELPQGFARLSAIYGGTYMLNTNVDEVVYEGDKAVGIKATMTNIEPEMKFETKAKIIIGDPSYFPNKVKVVGHVLRAICILKHPLANTSDADSAQLIIPQSQVGRKNDIYIAVVSSAHNVCPKGYWIAIVSTIAETSANHHLELAPGIERLGKIEEQFMGPPIPLYEPLEDGTKDNIFISKSYDASSHFETTTDDVRDIYRRLAGEELVVEGLREGIQIEGGDQ; this is encoded by the exons ATGTCCTCGGGTGAGCTTACAAACATCCTTGTCTCGACCGACGTCACCAGATACCTCGAGTTCAAGCAGGTCGCCGGCAGCTACGTCCAGCAGGGTGCGGGAAGCAAGGCGACTGTTGCCAAGGTCCCCTCGGATGCCGGCGAGGCTCTCAAGTCGCCCCTGATGGGCATCTTCGAGAAGCGCCGCATGAAGAGCTTCATTGAGTGGGTTGGCCAGTTCGACCTCAAGGACTCTGCGACACACAAGG GCCTCAACATGACCACCTGCACCATGAAGGAGGTGTTTGACAAGTTCGGCCTCGAGGCCACGACCAAAGACTTCATCGGCCACGCCATGGCTCTCTACCAGACCGACTCGTACCTCGACAAGCCCGGCGTCGCCCCCGAGGCCATCGAGCGCATTCGTCTGTATGGCAACTCGGTCGCCCGCTACGGAAAGTCTCCATACATCTACCCCCTCTACGGCCTCGGCGAGCTCCCCCAGGGTTTCGCCCGCCTGTCGGCCATCTACGGCGGCACCTACAtgctcaacaccaacgtcGACGAGGTGGTCTACGAGGGCGACAAGGCGGTCGGCATCAAGGCCACCATGACCAACATCGAGCCCGAGATGAAGTTTGagaccaaggccaagatcatCATTGGCGACCCGAGCTACTTCCCCAacaaggtcaaggttgtgggACACGTACTGAGGGCCATCTGCATCCTGAAGCACCCGTTGGCGAACACGAGCGACGCGGACTCGGCTCAGCTGATTATTCCCCAGAGCCAGGTCGGCCGCAAGAATGATATTTACATTGCGGTTGTGTCGTCGGCGCACAATGTCTGCCCCAAGGGGTACTGGATCGCGATTGTGTCGACCATTGCCGAGACGTCGGCCAATCACCATTTGGAGCTGGCGCCGGGGATTGAGAGGTTGGGCAAGATTGAGGAGCAGTTTATG GgcccccccattcccctctATGAGCCCCTCGAGGACGGCACTAAGGACaacatcttcatctccaagAGCTACGACGCTTCTAGCCACTTTGAGACGACCACGGATGACGTCAGGGATATTTACCGCCGTTTGGCGggcgaggagttggttgttgagggtttgAGGGAGGGTATTCAGATTGAGGGCGGTGATCAGTAA